In Brassica rapa cultivar Chiifu-401-42 chromosome A06, CAAS_Brap_v3.01, whole genome shotgun sequence, a single window of DNA contains:
- the LOC103872502 gene encoding exopolygalacturonase isoform X1 yields MACISYVFKNLCMFLLVVAVASRSGTWKIFDVRKYGAKGDGKTDNVNAFIKAWEDACAHSGRNQIYIPRKKFYMSAVMFKGPCKGKTMFFNNGLLLAPLHPKHIKQDAWINFQYVDNLVVTGHGTIDGQGSRSWSSTNFDMNRRLPANMAFDFVRKSRINGLISLNSKSEHLNFFCVDHFNISHVNVTAPRNSPNTDGIKIGMSSNVKIRDSHIGSGDDCIAILSGNTNFDIHNITCGPGHGISVGSLGKHKEEKNVEDITVRDTVFNGTSDGIRFKTWESSVAEITVSGFLYENIKMVDVRHPINIDQKYCPYPPCPKLGDSHVQIRNVTFKNIWGTSRNKVAVNLQCSKSFPCKDIQLIDINLIHNGSDGPATALCENVKGSARGKMFPPSCLNSACR; encoded by the exons ATGGCTTGCATTAGTTATGTGTTTAAGAATTTGTGTATGTTTCTCTTGGTCGTCGCGGTTGCAAGTCGATCGGGCACGTGGAAAATCTTTGATGTCCGAAAATATGGTGCCAAAGGCGACGGCAAAACTGATAATGTTAAT GCATTCATAAAAGCGTGGGAAGATGCGTGCGCACATAGTGGAAGAAATCAAATTTACATACCAAGAAAAAAGTTCTATATGAGTGCTGTCATGTTCAAGGGACCATGCAAAGGTAAAACTATGTTCTTCAACAATGGATTATTACTGGCTCCTCTACATCCCAAGCATATCAAACAAGACGCTTGGATAAATTTCCAATACGTCGACAATCTCGTAGTCACCGGCCACGGAACTATCGACGGCCAAGGAAGTCGTTCTTGGTCCTCCACTAACTTCGACATGAATCGTAGACTACCAGCG AACATGGCATTCGATTTCGTGAGAAAATCAAGAATCAATGGACTAATATCACTCAACAGCAAATCGGAACACTTGAACTTCTTCTGCGTAGATCATTTCAACATCTCTCACGTCAACGTAACGGCTCCTAGAAACAGCCCCAACACTGACGGAATCAAGATTGGTATGTCCAGCAACGTTAAGATTCGGGACAGTCACATTGGTTCCGGAGACGATTGTATCGCAATCCTCTCGGGAAACACTAACTTCGATATCCATAACATCACTTGTGGTCCTGGACATGGGATCAGTGTCGGAAGCTTGGGAAAGcacaaagaagaaaagaatgtGGAGGATATTACGGTTAGGGACACGGTTTTCAACGGGACAAGCGACGGTATAAGGTTCAAGACATGGGAATCTTCGGTTGCTGAGATCACAGTTTCGGGATTCTTGTACGAGAATATCAAGATGGTTGATGTCCGACATCCTATCAACATTGATCAGAAGTATTGTCCTTACCCACCGTGTCCGAAATTA GGAGACTCTCATGTTCAGATCAGAAACGTGACGTTCAAGAATATTTGGGGAACATCGAGGAACAAAGTGGCTGTAAATTTGCAATGTAGTAAAAGCTTTCCTTGCAAAGATATTCAGCTGATTGACATCAATTTAATACATAATGGTTCTGACGGTCCAGCCACCGCGTTGTGTGAGAACGTTAAAGGTTCTGCTCGTGGCAAGATGTTTCC
- the LOC103872501 gene encoding VQ motif-containing protein 1, producing MSRVRSEPMKVVFINTQYVQTDARSFKTVVQELTGKNAIVADGPFEFSSHGYGSKDSSPQFSGGGGREAEGGVETTEFDSFFREMPPVGELYNLWSES from the coding sequence ATGTCTAGAGTGAGATCTGAGCCGATGAAGGTTGTCTTCATTAACACACAGTACGTCCAGACAGATGCTCGTAGCTTCAAGACGGTTGTTCAAGAACTCACCGGTAAAAACGCCATCGTCGCTGACGGTCCTTTCGAGTTCTCAAGCCATGGTTACGGCAGCAAAGACTCGTCACCACAGTTTTCCGGAGGTGGCGGAAGAGAAGCAGAAGGAGGTGTAGAGACGACGGAGTTCGATAGCTTTTTCAGGGAGATGCCTCCGGTCGGCGAATTGTACAATCTATGGTCAGAAAGTTAA
- the LOC103872502 gene encoding exopolygalacturonase isoform X2, translating to MACISYVFKNLCMFLLVVAVASRSGTWKIFDVRKYGAKGDGKTDNVNAFIKAWEDACAHSGRNQIYIPRKKFYMSAVMFKGPCKGKTMFFNNGLLLAPLHPKHIKQDAWINFQYVDNLVVTGHGTIDGQGSRSWSSTNFDMNRRLPANMAFDFVRKSRINGLISLNSKSEHLNFFCVDHFNISHVNVTAPRNSPNTDGIKIGMSSNVKIRDSHIGSGDDCIAILSGNTNFDIHNITCGPGHGISVGSLGKHKEEKNVEDITVRDTVFNGTSDGIRFKTWESSVAEITVSGFLYENIKMVDVRHPINIDQKYCPYPPCPKLIMILLSAGRLSCSDQKRDVQEYLGNIEEQSGCKFAM from the exons ATGGCTTGCATTAGTTATGTGTTTAAGAATTTGTGTATGTTTCTCTTGGTCGTCGCGGTTGCAAGTCGATCGGGCACGTGGAAAATCTTTGATGTCCGAAAATATGGTGCCAAAGGCGACGGCAAAACTGATAATGTTAAT GCATTCATAAAAGCGTGGGAAGATGCGTGCGCACATAGTGGAAGAAATCAAATTTACATACCAAGAAAAAAGTTCTATATGAGTGCTGTCATGTTCAAGGGACCATGCAAAGGTAAAACTATGTTCTTCAACAATGGATTATTACTGGCTCCTCTACATCCCAAGCATATCAAACAAGACGCTTGGATAAATTTCCAATACGTCGACAATCTCGTAGTCACCGGCCACGGAACTATCGACGGCCAAGGAAGTCGTTCTTGGTCCTCCACTAACTTCGACATGAATCGTAGACTACCAGCG AACATGGCATTCGATTTCGTGAGAAAATCAAGAATCAATGGACTAATATCACTCAACAGCAAATCGGAACACTTGAACTTCTTCTGCGTAGATCATTTCAACATCTCTCACGTCAACGTAACGGCTCCTAGAAACAGCCCCAACACTGACGGAATCAAGATTGGTATGTCCAGCAACGTTAAGATTCGGGACAGTCACATTGGTTCCGGAGACGATTGTATCGCAATCCTCTCGGGAAACACTAACTTCGATATCCATAACATCACTTGTGGTCCTGGACATGGGATCAGTGTCGGAAGCTTGGGAAAGcacaaagaagaaaagaatgtGGAGGATATTACGGTTAGGGACACGGTTTTCAACGGGACAAGCGACGGTATAAGGTTCAAGACATGGGAATCTTCGGTTGCTGAGATCACAGTTTCGGGATTCTTGTACGAGAATATCAAGATGGTTGATGTCCGACATCCTATCAACATTGATCAGAAGTATTGTCCTTACCCACCGTGTCCGAAATTA ATCATGATATTGTTGTCTGCAGGGAGACTCTCATGTTCAGATCAGAAACGTGACGTTCAAGAATATTTGGGGAACATCGAGGAACAAAGTGGCTGTAAATTTGCAATGTAG